CAATCAAAAATTCTATACCGCTAAACGAGCACGGCCCTTGGCGCGACGTGCTGCAATCACTGCACGGCCACCACGTGTTTTCATGCGAACAAGGAAACCATGGGTGCGAGCACGGC
This genomic window from Methyloradius palustris contains:
- the rpmH gene encoding 50S ribosomal protein L34; translation: MKRTYQPSKVRRARTHGFLVRMKTRGGRAVIAARRAKGRARLAV